The Cryptomeria japonica chromosome 6, Sugi_1.0, whole genome shotgun sequence genomic interval tttgcaatacAATATAGTTCTTCAAAATGTATACCTACAGGGTGGTCATAGATGATTATATAGGTGTATAGTCATAGTCATTTGAAATAATACTTTAATAATCCTTAGTATATATTTTTCTCCATTAATTGATATATGATGTACGACAATGTAAAGGAATGATATTGGGAATCTGATTTTTGGGTCTTTCTTATAAATTTTAGTCGACATAGTCATTGACTTATGTTTTTATTTTCCTATTAAATATAAAGGGAGCTCAATACATTTTAGTTCTAAGAACTTCAAACCACTGTCAAAATGTTACCCACCCACTATCCATAACAGAGAAGTTGTTGTTAACAAAGTATGAAACAAAGGGTACAACATATACGACATCAAAAGGTACAACATATACATGTATACTGCATCTACAAAACAACTCCACTATACAACAATTCATGATACAAAAAAAAGGGtacaacataataacataataaacaCTAGCAGACTCTAAAGGAGCATCATCATCAAGGAAGGTTGCCTCTGGTTTCCTTGAACCATGCAGCCCATGGTAATGGTCCATCCAACCATTTAAGCATTGTTTTCTCTGTTGATACTAGGTTGGGATCTGCTTCACCACTTGGTACTACCACTGCAAGGGGGATTGCTACCTCAAGTTCAACATTAACTGACACAGTTGCTGTTGGAAATGCCTGCTCAAAGCCTTGTGCCCTCAGTCCCCTTCTTTGTTCTTCCAAATCTACCATAAAATTGGCTAAaccaatctcaacaagggttttggCTTTTGTTCTCCTTGACCAGGTGTGCCCATGAGAAATCTCCTAGGTAAATACTCTCACAGTGCCAACTTGCAGTAACTTTGCAAATTTATCTTTGGAGAGCCTCATTGTAACATATGCATGCCAATCAATATCATGAACTATGAGTCTCCTGAGAGACTCAGTAAGTACTTTAGCATGACCATTAAAGAAATCATTATTCCTAGATTTCCAAAGCAACCAAAGAACTTCACTAGAGAGGATAGACAAAAAGAGATTAGAGTATTTCTTCAAGTTAAAGATTTGTCCCATAATAACCTCCCAAGGACTAATATTAGAACCAATAGAGAGCCCAAACATATTCCACACTTCCTTGGCAAACAAACAATCAAAGAAGATGTGATTAACAGTTTCAGGGAGCTTGCATAAAGAACATATATTGAGATCCCCATTAGACTTGTAAAGAGGTAATTTAAGCAAGAGTAAACTCCAAATGAAACACCTCTTTTTAGGTTCAATAGGTCTTTGCCAAATGCTGTTGAGCATGGTATGCCACAAGGACTTTTATGGTTTttgtaaatttatatttatatattacaatattattaccgataaaaaatataatattataatttataatatcaatatatatcattttataatatttattaaaaaatatattttaatattttaaagatagaaataaatgttttttcatttccaaaatattttttaaaaaatttcataaatattttttaaatatgaatttagaaacttactttAATTACTTTTAGGAAGAATCCATTGAAAATTTATtacttaatattttaaataaaattgtatttttttaaAGCATATCTTCAACCATATCATTCTTATGCTTTTTTCACATAACAAAGtttttaaaatattgataaaatatttacaattgaaaaattaaaaattaaaattaaattatataaaccactaaaattatgtatatataaaaaGCAAATGGACGTCAATTTAAATCGCATGAATTTCTTATTTACAAAGGTTTTCCAATTCATTTGTGCCTCTCAATGTAATTATTTGTCACTAACCACTTCTATCATTAAACAAAATTCATATTTTTacaacaatttttttgaaattaaaacTTTTCACTTCGTAGGAGCTGAAAAATGCCTCTTTTGGTGCCCACAAAACAGTTGATAGTGCGATTTAAAATGCTTCTTCTGGTTTTAGTTTGCTGTTAATGCTGTTATAGTGCTGCTGATGCATTGTGGTACTGTTTATAGTTTTGCTATGTAAAGGGTTAGTGCCCTAGTTCACCTTGCTTTTTAATCAAAAGCAGTTTCTAATTTGTAAATGTCATTACTTTTCTTTTATGCTTGTAAATTTAATTGTAGTTGAAGCATTTCTTATccttaaaaaataataatgagaGTAACATAAATTATGAaacttaatattttaaatttatccaTTATTACAAAATCCACCAACTACTTACTTATTAAAGCTCTTATAAATTTTCAACAGCCTTTCAAATATTTTAGAAAATCCCCTTCATAAAACCATAgcctaaacataaaaaaaatatgaaaattaaattttgaattaattaaattctcaaCAAACAACCTAACAAGCACAagagataaaagataaagaaacaTGCAACTTGGAGACCCCAATTTAAAGGACTCCATCTTTTGAATTTGAAatccaataaattttttaatatttgaaatttattccttttcctcatattggcaaattttatatttttgggtCATTTAATTCCCTGTATCATAAAATATTCGTGAATATTAGCCCATAATATTCTCCCTATTGTGATAGAAACTTTTTAATGAAAAGTAATACCAAACGAAAATTCACAACCTTTGACAAGCCCATTTATACACGTCCATGTAAATGTAATACCCATAATTTCAAAAGAACTTTTTATATATAAATAGAAGAGTAGAAGCAATTACAACCATGTTTACAAATTGCTTAGTAAAACTGCTTACCAGTTGGAAGGAACTACGAAAGTGGCCTTAAACATTGCATGATAAATAGAGCACAACCCTCCATGGTATAGGGAATTAAATGACCCAAAACCATGCAACAATAGAGCCCATTGCCAATCCAATTACTAAGAAGATAACTATGATGATGCCTGCAACCTCTGCTTCCTGTAAAGGAACCttttttggagcaataatcatgaTCACACTTGTTAAGTACCCATTTGTCAAGCCTAATAAACATGTCAGGGTTACAACTGGAATCTCTGTGTGGAAGAAATGTGGCCCATGAAGACACACATAAAACAGAGGATAGAATAATAGCCTTGCAACAGATCCACCAATGGCAATTGCAGCACTTTCAAGCATCAAATATGCAGTTAGAGATTTTCCTACCAGATCAAAAATATTGTAGCAAGCAATCAATAAGATGGGATACCAATCTTTTAGAAGAGGTGAATGCACATCTTCAGTTATGTAACCTGGAAAGATTGACAGTGTTACAACATAAATCAAGATAAGCCCAATTCCTAGCCACTTTGTTTGCCTTAATATGTGCCAAAAATTTGATCCGCCTCCCTTGTTAGGAGCACCATAGAGATTGTTTGATGCAACTGGGATTGATATGTCTTTGGTGCCTGCCAAATTGTTGACAATTGTATTTCCCAGCAGGAATTTTGATTCTACTGCCTTTCTTTTCAACTCATTATAGTACTTAATAACTGGTAGCTGGTTTACCATGTTATAGCATACCAGACAAATTGCCATAAGCACACTACTGGCAATGAAGTACAAAATTGCACTTGTTCTCAAGCCTTGAACATCTTGCGCTAAGGCAGCTTTGGTGAGAATCCTTAAGGCAGAGACAAGAACACCTGTATACATTGAATACCTGATACTCAAAGAACAATCTGAACAAAAGATGGAACTACAAGAAGCCTTTCATACTTTAAAAAGCATGCAAAAGCTTAAAAAGAAACAGATGTATAGAACAAAACACACAAGGAGTCGTGGCCACTTAACAGAGAACATATATTGTTCTAACACAATTTCTaacagtatgtcaagagattcTTGGTCTACTGGTGAAATTGAATGACACATAAAGAATTCACCCAAAGATCAAGTCTTGTTATATGCAATATCCATTACACTTAAAAAAGATGAAACAAGATAAAATCCTGAACAATTTTGATAAAAAGgaatcttgattcttaaatgaaaAAGATTGATTATTTTAAACATAAAAATGGAATATACGTTATTGATTCACATCCCTTATATATCAAATTCACACGCTCTCTCTTATTGTGTTGGACTGCCGGCAGCTAAGAAAAATTTAGAAAACCCACATGCATATGCAGGATAATTTTAATATTCAAAATGGCCAAGCAGGCTGAATTACAAAACATGATCAAAAGGATTGTGCTTCTTATGTTTCTTCGATTTCTTATAAAAGATTGCTATGACAGCCGGCCACATTAACCAACCCAGAAACAAGACAAACGATTTCTTAAGTCAGCCAATTCTAAGATGTTTCCCTAGAATCAAGCCCCTTTCTCGTTTGTTGCAATGGGGCTGCAAAACCATAGTGGAATAATTCAAGATGAAGATTCAAGATGAAAATTCAATTATAAAAAATGATTCAACAAGGAAATAATACAGCCCTGAATTTTGGACTACAAGCCAAGTACAGGGAAAAAGTCTACAAGAATTTGGTCATCAAAGCTGCAGGCAACCACCGTATTCTCAATTAACATCTATATTTGTACAGtgctgaaaatgaaaatcataataATATTATTGAGAGTTTCATTTGAATGTGTCATAATATTGCTGTTATAAATCATTTCAAACATAACTTTCAGAAATACTATCTAGGGATATgtaatcaattattaaataataaaaataaacaaatcatTAAAGTGACTCTACTAAAATAAACTTCAACACCTTTCTTTAAAATTTACATTCCACACAACAAAAGGTACTGACTGAAACAAGCATATAAATATTCTTTAGAAGCTTTTCTTTTGAAATAACAAATCCTAAACCAAATGTAACGCCATCAAGCTGCTTCATAATCCTCAGAAAGGTGTAACTTCCAAGTTACATTTCCAAGTTCTTGGTTTACCACCTTCGTGAACTCCCAAATCACAGATAGCTCAAAATATTGGACAACAATCCATTGCTTGATCAAGTTGTCATAACCCTTAGAAGGATATAATTCTCCATATCCATAGACTCGAGAACTATCTAAGCAACGATCCATATTGAATTCATCGGATCTCTACTTGTCTTTAAAAACCAAACTTCACAATAAATGCAAGTTTTTAATTCTGAGCTCTGAtagtataaaataaaataaaaaaataaaaaatgaaatatgtCTCCTACAGTGTACAATCTCTGACCAAGAAGCTGACTCAAGATGATGGAAAACCTCCAACCTCCAATGCCTCCAACCTCAAATGGTGAAGACTCAATAAGTATCCATCCCTAGTATTTTCCAAACGGTAATCTTCAACAAAAATAGCATCAAGGGGTTCCTCATCCTCAACATTATTGGCAGCACAAGCTAAGTCGATGCcatttaatttttctttgaatttttccttAAGAACATCATTGACCTAATTTCTGCAAGTTCAAGTTATGTGACCCTTTTCCTTGTAGTAATAAcactcaattttttttatattattcttAATTTTCATGTTGAGAATCAACTTTTGAATGTTCCATAACAAACCAACTCTCTTTATGCCAACCATGTGAACAAGGTTGACATAGAATAAACTATAAAGTATAGGTGGTAGAATAATTTGTACATAGACTCTCTCTCAAATGATTTCAAATTGTGAATAATAATCTTTGTAGCTTATATTTATGAACAAGATTTGAAGTTCATGTTTATAACTAATGCTTTGAACCCATATCattaaatatgatgccacatcataTTTTTTTGTCTGACCCAAAAAAGAATAAACTAGTAGCTGTACTTTGAATCATATTTTATTGGTGCAGAGATGTAATATCACATGATTTGTAATTTTTTAGATCTAAAGAATACATTACACTCAATTACAAATATTCATAATTAACATTAACAACTTCACAATCACAACTatactattaaaaatattaaatattaaatcaacaaataccATCAAAACTATTATAACATAAACTGTTTCACCCTCTCCCCTTGCCTGTTTGGAGAAATAATTAAAGATGTATTCAAACATAACTCAATGAAACTGGTACAAATCCATGAAGAAGGCCCATAACTTCACCCCTGATAAGTAAAAGAAATCCACTATAGCATTAGCCATCACTAGCATACCTAAAacatttgaaaacaaaacaacaaatgaAAATTGAATTACCTGAAGCAGCAGTTCCTGAGACAACAGCCTGCATGAATTCCTCAGGAAGCTCCCCGGCAGAGCCAATCAAGCTTCCCTGCACAATTGCATCTGCAATGCCACACACAACAACCGCAGCAACAGTAATATAATATCCCGAATCCAAGCCCCTGTGCCCTTTTATATAAGCGGCATCCATCACTGGCACAGCGAGCAAACAGGGGAGAAACATAAGGAGCCCTAAATTGATCCGGACTCGAGCACTGAACCTCCTCCGGGCCCATGTAAGCAGAATCAGCAGAAAAAATAGGCCTGTTACCATGTACCCTACAGAAAAAACTCGGTCTACCCGCTTGCCTGGGTAAATGTAGCTGAAATAGTCCACTGCCGTTATGAAAGCATTCCATGGAAGCAAATATCCCGTGCCCAATGTGAAATAGGAGATATAGGCTAAATTAAAGGTGTCTTTTGGGGGAGGAGGATTTCCTTTGTCTTTGTCTGTGAGCGGCGGGAGATCCTGTTCAACTTTCCCGCCATTTTTCTCTTTTGGGGGAGGAGAATTTCCTTTGTCTGTAAGCGGCGGGAGATCCAGTTCAACTTTCCCGCCATTTTTCTCTCTTGGGTTTCTGAAAAATCCCATAAATGACACGAATTTCAGTGAATCGAAAAGAATCTGCAGCCTAGAAGTGCTAGCTTTTGCCTTCTCGTTATGCTTTTCTAGCTCACTGGAAGATATTTAATGGTGAAGTGCACAATTTGCTAGTCCTCCTCCACCCACTATATTTCCTGGTCGTTAGACTGCTTGCTAAAATCATTGCGATGAAGAATTCAAAGATAAGAAGGAAGAAAAGATTGAAACAAATTGTGTAGACGAATTAGTTGTACAGAAGGCATTCATAACAGCCCATGAAACTTTCAATCTGTACAATCCTCCTCTTCAGTACTGAGAGTCGAAAAGATGAAGTAACGTTTGTAGTTATGCTCTTAAATCAGAAATCTATATCTAGAAAGATCACATTTTGCAATGAAATTTGTATCCATTTTGGTTGATATTGTGACGGGAATCTAGACAAGAATATTCATATCATTAGAGTTTCGACTGTGAAAATCAAAATTCTAATCAAAAGCTTGATTAGAAGGATCGAGAATATTCATATCATTAGAGTTTCGATTATGAAAATCAAAACACTAATCAGAAGCTTGATTAAAATGATAAAGTGAGAATATTTATCTTCCATATCTGTAAAGATTGTCCGAATTATCCAAGCTGTCGGCCATTGGGCACTCCTGTTTTCTGTACAAGACGCATGCATaataatgatttttttgtattccATTTGGGAAAATAAATGCACATAAATCGATATCGTACAGACAAGAATTATTCTAAGCACTTGAGTCCATCGCTTTAAAGATTTTTATCGATGCCATTCCCATGCAGCTTTTTCTCCATTCGAGGAGAatgttatatatttatttattaataatgatGTAAATTTCTGTAAAATTGGGCCTGGGTAGACGTCATCACAGATTTTTAAATCAattctattattatttttaattataataatatgtaatatatttttgaaGGATGATATTTCGTGGAAGATTGTCTAAACAAATGTGGTTGTCCTAATGTCTATCCAGTCCCTACGATGCACTGGCATtttatgcatacaatacatgttataCATACATTACATGTTACACATACATATAACTCCATGACAACGTCTACCACATCCTATGCATACAATACGTGTTAACCATACattacatgttatatatatatatataactttgcCCCTCTGCCCCTCTCACATCTAGATTTTGAGCGTTTAGAGCATTAAGAAGGGCGTTTAGTTGACCATCTTCATGTTTTTGTTAGTAATTTGGGTTCAAACGTATACATGTTGTTGGCCGCATTTGGTGTATGATAATTTGATTGttaaattctattttttattattatttttgttgttgtaTTAAATGCCTCTTCTTGTAAAGATTTTTTAGGCTCCTTCAAATTATAATTTTTtactaataaaaaacatatattttaatattgtatatcatttttagatttagtgaaattattattttatatgtttatattataTCAATCTATATTGTTTTTAAATTTAGTGAAATTATTTTTTTGTAATGTCCTTTTtgttaatggatggatttttgtcTCTAATAAAAAATTATGTTCAAGCTTTAATATGTGAAACCGTATCACAAGGACATCACTCAATGTATTGTAAAATGGTATACATTTATTTAACATTTCATTGTTCTTAGTTTAAACTTTTGTCTATAGATTTCCCATCATGGTTGTTTGCttatattacaaaacatattttgtACTTACAAATTCAGTAATAATTACATTTCAACTTTTTTTAAATAGCTAATAATTAGCTAAAAAACTTATCAATTTCCAAGTTTGTTAGCATTCTCCTCTCACCACATGTTAAATAATGGTTAATACCATTAATGTTGAAAATTATAAGCTAAGCAAAGAATATATTAACATTAGGATTGATGAATTTTTAAGAAAGGAATGCTTACTTAGGTTAGATTTATTTTCTTATGCTTTAGAAGATTACTTATGCATTTGAAATACTATGCTTTCAATACACATTTTTTGAAGTGTGAAATAGATTAATTGATCACTTCTTTATATATCAATCTAATTATGGTCTTAATGCATTATAAGGATAAACACATATGAATTATAactagaatttttatacaaaatacATAGTGTGAATAATGTTAAGCACATATTTCTCTAAAATGTAATTGACTACTTCAAACTATACTCTATGGAAGAGGAGGACTTTGGGATGGTATCTTTTGGATACAATGGTTATCCAAATGGTTAAACATACTAATTGCATTGTggtagacaacaagaaagagaaaaTGCTTACATTTCATTGAAAAATTATATGATGATATTTACTGTATTTTGTTTCATGAATAAAACCTTTTCTATGGTCATTATAAGCCATTGGTTTCCaagaaatttttagattttttttttaaaaagtcacCAAATCACCTCTAAATtctttgtacaaatattgaaaGATACTAGGAATGCCTTACATCTATAATAGAAGTTTATGATATAGAGAAATCACGTAAAGCCCCTACAAATTGTGGTGATAGCATTTTCAATGCAATATAATACTTTACGATAGAACttgattttaaatcttttaacagtTTATATTGCATAATATTTTTGCAATGTAAAAACGTAAAAAACATAGTGACCATGATGCAAGTTATTGCTTATAATGTCACTTAAAAGATGATGTCATACAAAGAAGTATGTACATTACAAATTGACAAGCTTATATTGTAAACATGGCACTCTCAATACTCAAAAACAAAAATCGAAGGGGGTGCATTCATTTATAATGTCCATAGCAATTATATTAAAGGCTAAGATTTAATTATGGTATTTAGATACCAGGAAAAGTTTAAAATTTCCATTGCATTCAAAAAaatctaatcaatgcataatatATTATCATTCGAAATAGACAAAATACATGTGGAATATGAATCATTAGTCCTAACAATAGTTAATGAAATCGTTCAAAATTGATTACTCCAATTCTATATCAATCATAATGAATAAATCAAATAGTCAATAGAAAAACAAAATGACAAACAAATTGTCAAAGAACTATGTTATACATGAATTCTATTTAACATATATCTAATAATAATATTGGTGAGAACAAGAAAATAGGCCTAAACAAATTGAAGaagattatttatatatatatatatatatatatatatatatatatatatatatatatcatttaaaaCAAGTGTGTAGCATAAAACAAAACCCAAAGAAAATATATGAGAGAATTTGAGCACACTCATCAACATAAATTATTGATTTGCCAGCAATTACATTTTGGACACAACTTAGAAAAACTTAATAAACGTGATCAAAAATCTTCCCAAAGTTTTATAATAAGAATGCGATAAATTTGTTGACCAAAGTATGTGcctcttgtaaatatctcttcataatgCTAAATTGTCGTGATTTTCCCACTATAGCTAATACTAGCAGTTCCACACTTTCTTCGTGTAACAGAATGCCAATAGGTTCTCTTTTTTTTAGATCTCTTTAATATTTTAATACATGCCTAAAATAATTGTAATAAAAAccttcaaaaataaaattgaaaatcattacatgatgtagacacttaaatttgactaatcaatttaatcaaatttaattccctTAGTCACTTGcattaattaaaataattcatattatttaattatgtgTGACATCATGTCCCCTCTAGCtaagttaaattaattaataaagtcaTGCACAATTAATTGATtactcttttaattaattaatcccttaAATCCTTCTTCATTTAAATAGAATTATTCAATTACTCTATTTAGTTCATTTTGTCCTCTTCCTCCAATTCACGAATTAATTAATTCTCCACATGTCTCCTAGCCTCCAACCCCTAGCCTAGcccatgggttctaaccaacctTATCCCTTCTTACCCCCCGCCTCCCCCTCTCCCctctcacatgtgtgtgcacattcctaatttcctaatattTAGGAAATTCTAACCAATTTTGGGTGGCTAGCTCCCAAAATTGACATGTGTCTTTTGGGACACATGTCATCCTTCTCCTTGGCACTTGTCTCTTCCAGGGACACTTGTCACTCATGGTTGAGCCACAAGTGTAGAATCCAATTCCACATGGCATCTCGGGGCTTGCCACTTGTCCTCAatcctctttgaggacaagtgtctcattcCCAACCTCCCCTCATCTCTAATCCAATTCTATTTAAGATCTCCCATTCCCagacaaatcatccactttttcaTAATCATATCGTCGTAATGCTTAAATCATCACTCACCTTTACACATCTATTTTGCATTAATCGTCATCCATATCTTGCATTGAACATCATGGAGAAAAATTGAACATTCGCAACAtcatgagcacacatcaaatcgCAAGATAATCAAGAGTTTGCATTTTTATTTGTTATTTGATAATTTAGCTTCGTTTATTCCTTTTTAGCATCTCGATCTAGAGGTGTTTGATTTATTTGTGAATGCTCAGATTGTTAATTAGACTTCAATCGATTTTTATGTAGCACccacattttcatcacaaattttttGTCATGCCTAACGAGACCCACTTCACGAGTCAATTTAATCCTTTTCTTGTTGTTTTAGTGGTTTTCAATTGCAGGTTTTAAAGCTTGGTGGAAAAATAAGCATTTTCGGACGTCTAATTCCACTTCAGCGGAAATCATTTCATTGTCACAACAACTTTTGAAGTCCAATGGGTTCGTGGCCAACTACAACGCACT includes:
- the LOC131065847 gene encoding equilibrative nucleotide transporter 1 — protein: MGFFRNPREKNGGKVELDLPPLTDKGNSPPPKEKNGGKVEQDLPPLTDKDKGNPPPPKDTFNLAYISYFTLGTGYLLPWNAFITAVDYFSYIYPGKRVDRVFSVGYMVTGLFFLLILLTWARRRFSARVRINLGLLMFLPCLLAVPVMDAAYIKGHRGLDSGYYITVAAVVVCGIADAIVQGSLIGSAGELPEEFMQAVVSGTAASGVLVSALRILTKAALAQDVQGLRTSAILYFIASSVLMAICLVCYNMVNQLPVIKYYNELKRKAVESKFLLGNTIVNNLAGTKDISIPVASNNLYGAPNKGGGSNFWHILRQTKWLGIGLILIYVVTLSIFPGYITEDVHSPLLKDWYPILLIACYNIFDLVGKSLTAYLMLESAAIAIGGSVARLLFYPLFYVCLHGPHFFHTEIPVVTLTCLLGLTNGYLTSVIMIIAPKKVPLQEAEVAGIIIVIFLVIGLAMGSIVAWFWVI